A single genomic interval of Candidatus Eisenbacteria bacterium harbors:
- a CDS encoding T9SS type A sorting domain-containing protein produces the protein DLRQLFSGLPPGQSTPTVTLQGDLTTGGRFQSTLELRVISGDGSALAASVSPNPLNPSATLMFTTTRPGLAKVDLFDIGGRLVRTILDERSLAAGLHEVAIEGRGRRGESLASGIYFLRGVSADGAFTKTIAILK, from the coding sequence GATCTCCGGCAGCTTTTCAGCGGGCTGCCCCCGGGGCAGAGCACGCCGACCGTGACGTTGCAGGGGGATCTCACCACGGGGGGCCGATTCCAGAGCACGCTCGAGCTGCGGGTCATCTCGGGCGATGGTAGCGCGCTGGCCGCGTCGGTGTCTCCGAATCCGCTCAACCCGAGTGCGACGCTCATGTTTACGACGACCCGCCCGGGCCTTGCCAAGGTGGACCTGTTCGACATCGGCGGGCGTCTGGTCCGGACGATTCTCGATGAGCGCTCCCTCGCCGCGGGCCTGCACGAGGTGGCGATCGAGGGCCGTGGCCGGCGAGGCGAGAGCCTGGCCTCGGGGATCTACTTCCTCCGGGGAGTCTCCGCCGACGGGGCGTTTACGAAGACGATCGCGATCCTCAAATAG